A DNA window from Jaculus jaculus isolate mJacJac1 chromosome 1, mJacJac1.mat.Y.cur, whole genome shotgun sequence contains the following coding sequences:
- the Hhex gene encoding hematopoietically-expressed homeobox protein HHEX, giving the protein MQFPHPGPGAPLYAPTPLLQPAHPTPFYIDDILGRGPTAPTPTPTLPSPNSSFTSLVSSYRTPVYEPTPIHPAFSHHPAAALAAAASAYGPGGFGGPLYPFPRTMNDYTHALLRHDPLGKPLLWSPFLQRPLHKRKGGQVRFSNDQTIELEKKFETQKYLSPPERKRLAKMLQLSERQVKTWFQNRRAKWRRLKQENPQSNKKDELESLDNPCDQGQDLPSEQNQGASLDSSQCSHSPASQEDLDSEISEDSDQEVDIEGDKGYFNAG; this is encoded by the exons ATGCAGTTCCCGCACCCGGGGCCCGGGGCGCCGCTGTACGCGCCCACGCCGCTGCTGCAGCCCGCGCACCCCACGCCCTTCTACATCGACGACATCCTGGGCCGCGGGCCCACGGCCCCCACGCCGACCCCCACGCTGCCGTCCCCTAACTCCTCCTTCACCAGCCTCGTGTCCTCCTACCGGACCCCAGTGTACGAGCCCACGCCGATCCACCCTGCCTTCTCGCACCACCCGGCCGCCGCGctggccgccgccgcctccgcctaCGGCCCCGGCGGCTTCGGAGGCCCGCTGTACCCCTTCCCGCGGACGATGAACGACTACACGCACGCCTTGCTCCGCCACGACCCCCTGG GGAAACCCTTGCTGTGGAGCCCCTTCTTGCAGCGGCCTTTGCATAAAAGGAAAGGTGGTCAAGTGAGATTCTCCAACGACCAGACCATCGAGCTAGAGAAGAAATTTGAGACCCAGAAATACCTCTCCCCTCCAGAGCGGAAGCGACTGGCCAAGATGTTGCAGCTCAGTGAGAGACAG gTCAAAACCTGGTTTCAGAATCGACGCGCTAAATGGAGAAGACTAAAACAG GAGAACCCTCAAAGCAACAAAAAGGATGAACTGGAAAGTTTGGACAATCCCTGTGACCAGGGGCAAGACTTGCCCAGTGAACAGAACCAAGGTGCCTCTTTGGATAGTTCTCAGTGTTCGCACTCCCCAGCCTCTCAGGAAGACCTGGACTCTGAGATTTCAGAGGATTCTGACCAGGAAGTGGACATCGAGGGTGATAAAGGTTACTTTAATGCTGGGTGA